Proteins from one Caretta caretta isolate rCarCar2 chromosome 12, rCarCar1.hap1, whole genome shotgun sequence genomic window:
- the LOC125620818 gene encoding uncharacterized protein LOC125620818, with amino-acid sequence MQSSSAQVTMMESQNRKRAPAWTEREVRDLIAVWGEESVLSELRSSFRNAKTFVKISQGMKDRGHNRDPKQCRVKLKELRQAYQKTREANSRSGSEPQTCHFYDELHAILGGSATTTPAVLFDSFNGDGGNTEVGFGDEEDDDEEEVVDRSQQASGETGFPDSQELFLTLDLEPVPPEPTQGCLLDPAGGEGTSAACVSMITGSSPSQRLVKIRKKKKIRTRDEMFSELMLSSHTDRAQTNAWRQIMSECRKAQNDREERWRAEESKWRAEAQMWRQRDERRQDSMLRLLQDQTSMLQCMVELQQRQLEHRLPLLPLCNQPPSSPSSIVSTPRRPRKRWGGLRPTSHSTTEDCPKKRRLSFNKF; translated from the exons atgcagagctcatcagcacaggtgaccatgatggagtcccagaatcgcaaaagagctccagcatggactgaacgggaggtacgggatctgatcgctgtttggggagaggaatccgtgctatcagaactccgttccagttttcgaaatgccaaaacctttgtgaaaatctcccagggcatgaaggacagaggccataacagggacccgaagcagtgccgcgtgaaactgaaggagctgaggcaagcctaccagaaaaccagagaggcgaacagccgctctgggtcagagccccaaacatgccacttctatgatgagctgcatgccattttagggggttcagccaccactacccccgccgtgttgtttgactccttcaatggagatggaggcaatacggaagtaggttttggggacgaagaagatgatgatgaggaggaggttgtagatcgctcacagcaagcaagtggagaaaccggttttcccgacagccaggaactgtttctcaccctggacctggagccagtaccccccgaacccacccaaggctgcctcctggacccagcaggcggagaagggacctctg ctgcatgtgtttcaatgatcacaggatcttctccttcccagaggctagtgaagattagaaagaaaaaaaaaatacgcactcgcgatgaaatgttctccgagctcatgctgtcctcccacactgacagagcacagacgaatgcgtggaggcaaataatgtcagagtgcaggaaagcacaaaatgaccgggaggagaggtggagggctgaagagagtaagtggcgggctgaagctcaaatgtggcggcagcgtgatgagaggaggcaggattcaatgctgaggctgctgcaggaccaaaccagtatgctccagtgtatggttgagctgcagcaaaggcagctggagcacagactgccactgctgcccctctgtaaccaaccgccctcctccccaagttccatagtctccacacccagacgcccaagaaagcggtgggggggcctccggccaaccagccactccaccacagaggattgcccaaaaaaaagaaggctgtcattcaataaattttaa